The sequence below is a genomic window from Montipora capricornis isolate CH-2021 chromosome 14, ASM3666992v2, whole genome shotgun sequence.
cgaagtcgaggtccataaacacgcaaaaaaagaacgagaatgagctttgatcttgcgggaccaagcgagaaataccgagcgggcaagatagctccatattgcccgctcgggtagccaatgaATCACAGAGCGGCATTTGATTCATCTTGTCTCAAGGAGCACTTTCACGGAGCTAGTCACATAAGTCACATTAATAGCAACTTTTTGGATGGTGGTCTGGGCACGAGGCGACGCTCCCGCGAAAAACGCAGTCCCCGCGAAAGTCCGCGCCAGTTTGTGCCAGTGAAGAAACACCTTGTTCAGAAACTAAACAAGCTTACTTTTAAAACGTCGGAGTCGAAAGACGCCAGTTTTAAACTATCGGTATAATATCAATCATTCCGTAGAAACAAGATGTTATGTGAAACTCAAGCCGTGAAATCTTGGCCTTTGGAAAAATATGCGAAGTTTATTGCAACTGGCGAAGCACAGTTgacacaaacaaacaagcaaggATATTGGAAGGTTTGTAAGATCTTAGTACACGTCGAATATTCAAAACTAATGTGTTTTTAAGGCTCTGTGCAATGAAAGTTTGTTCAAAGAACAACTAAGCATGCTCTTTAATTcacggttttttttcttttgtaaatttaCAGCAGTTTTCTCCGCCTTCAGAAGGCTCAAGCTGTCTGCAAATGTCCCTTCTTCAATCCAATATGGTCGTAAGCAATGGCAAAGTTATACATGTTAGTGTGATAGTTAAGAATCATCATATAAAGTCATAATAATTCagaataattaaataatacaattttaaacaatgcaTATTCACAGACTTGAAAAAAACAGCCAACTCAAAGAGGTCTTTAACATGGTATGATAATAAAGTTCAATGCATGATGTTGCTGTCCTCACGAATGACGACAAATCATCCCACAGAGTTGTTAATAATAGAGAAACTTACTCCGTCGTTTTTTATGCAAAACGGTCAACGGTAGAATTTTCGTattctgttttcaagaaattgctCTATATCTGTCGCTAGTAGGAGGAAAAAGACTCAATAGCACACAGTCTAATTCCCAATACTTTTGACAAAACCTAAATTTCATCTACCTTACGTTTTCCGAGAGGTCACAGTTGCTCGCAGCGCCATCGTTACCTTTCACTCCGTCCTTCCGCTTTACCAGTGTTTTgctttttaaaactgtttagcTTTTTCTTCTCTGCTATTAATCTCTTTAGGAAAATATCTCGTTGTTCAACGCTAAGAAATGGTTGCAAGCAGTGGTTAAAGGAGATAGCATGCTCATAATCTACAAAATGAGCGTAAGttgattttaaaaataacaaacctTCGCGTATCACTGTTTTAGCTTTTGGTGTGTGTCAGAACAGTACCAAATGATCCTAGTTGCATTATACAATTTATGAATTGGGTTTCCATGTGTTTCAAGTCTTATCACCCAAGGAGACTTGAAAGTTAAGTTGTTGCAAGCTAAGGATAGTTTAACGGCCTGGGTAAAGTATTTAAACTGTTAATTGGAAGTTGGAAGGTCGTAGGTTTTGCTTCTGCAAAGGAGTActcgattttttttccaaccatTCGCGAGTCACCATGGAAAAAAAGTACATTCGTCAGTAATGTGATCAGCGGCTATATTTAATTTGTATCAGTTCAATAACCCAatgattaaaattcagtcctaaacaagaGCCTCAAAATCATCTTCATTGTTTTAAGATGAATTTAAATCatgatatcaaaattggtctgTTTCTGGAGAAGTAGTGTGCAGTCTCAAAATGGATGCACTTTCCTTTTAAACGCCTAAAACCGAGACTAAAAATGCCTTACCATACACTAAATGCATTTTAGAAACAAAGATACACGAACCGTCGTGTGGAGAAGAGTTCCTCGACTACTGGATTGCGTGTGCGAGCAATGAATAATCTGCTAGCAAGTTTTCTCACTAATGtcttcataaaaaaaattattacgtGATGACAAAAATCAAAACGTAGTGACAGCAGAAGctagaaactgaaaaaaacggCTCTCACTGGTCTTacaaaaaattgcttttttcatGATATAATTCTAAGATTGTCAGACCTATTTCGATCCCTCATTAACAGAACGACTGTAGAAGATTCAGGATAAAATTCAGCAAGAGCAACGAAAGATCAGCCACTGAAAACTGCCGTCAATTCATCGCGGAAATCTCTCCTCAGATCTCGGTGCGAGAGATTTCCACTGGGAGCAGCACCGAATCTGATTCCCAAGTTCCAATGGATGTTGATTCACAACTCGTTTCACCCGAATCCCAGCATGTCCAAAGCAATAGAGTTGTTGACGGCTTGACTCTTTCTGACCTGGCTAGGAAGGTGAGTATAAAAGTCCACAAAACTTGTTTCGGTGGATGTTCTACTAATACAATCCCACCCCGGCCCTATGACATTTTCTGCTAAAATAATTCTAACCTTATGGGCATGCTCAATTAAAAACACAATTGGCCTTAGTGGAAATGAGAATTGTGAATGAGAATAGCGATGGGAATGAAAATGGAACTGAAAGAAGAATCAAAACTGAAGCTTAAAATGCACGCACTTGACGAGAGTTCGTGCCAGTGGTGGCGAAGAGGCTACTCAGTACTGAATATCGCTTGCAGCGAGAACCATTCCGGAGTGTAAGATATGATATCCCTGCGATGATGCTTTCTTATCAGTGTGTTGTTTTGAAACTCAGGTCTCATCCTCTGAGTCACGCGACTGCAGTCATCAGTGCTACGGACATGTGGGTGTGCCAAAGGACCGTTTAAACTTGCTTATCAGATTATGTCTCACTGATAGTAACTTCCCTGCATTTGTAGAGGCTGTTGAAAAAGAGCTCACCAGCTTGTCATCGACGTCAGAAAATGAGGACTTGTGTCAGCAGTGATATTAAAGTAACATCTGCAAATTTACTGCTTAATTGAAATTTCAACCGCCCGATGAGATGGCCATATCGTTTATCGCAATTTCATGACCAAAAAATTCTACAGACACAAAAAAAGCACTTAATAATCTTACACTGTCATCACCGCCTTGTTCGTggtaataataaaataatttaatgagAAATTAATTGATTTTGGCACCAGCATGGCGGAGATAAAACAAATTGCAAGGTATGGGCTGTTTAATACTGAAAACAGTGAATAATGGCAATTGGTGTGACATGTTTTGCATGGTATAAGCACCGGCCAATGGGCAGGTCGCTATAGCGTCAGATGCACGTAAAAACTATCAATTCTTCGTTTTCACTCTCCCGGGGTCACTGATCAGCGAccagcttttttttcttgtgtcCGCATAAAAAAATTAGTTGTAATTCTTTGTTTACATTAGGTATCATCCACCCAAAGCCCTTGTCAAACTTCCTGGCGTTTTACTCAAGTTAATATTCCGAACCCGTACTGAACTACGTGAAAGGAAAATACGGAAGTGAGAGGATAGTTATTTAGTTTAGAAAGTAACATAGCTTTGGTGTTTTACGCAGACCTGCAGGCAGTATTTAGGTCAAAGCGCCGGTGTCGAAACGATTAGCCTCTTTGTGACTGTGATGACAACTTCAATTAACATACTCTCAACATGCATCTAGTTAGTTCAGTGGATATTGGTGGTTGCGCTGAGCAAACTTGAGATGGGGGCTCGAATAATCTTCCCTTTCGCATCTTGTCGGCTTTGTTTGTACCTAAGTCATTTGAGAGTGCGTGAGTTTTCTTCATGTAATTATGCCATAGGGAGCTTGGCTGGATAGTATGTACTTCCTTGTTTAGCGGGATAACAACATCGTCACTACAAGGTCATATGCAACGAAGGATACTGTGGATTAGACCATTTTCGATTtctcacggttggactggatctagcttgaaatggaggctaatgcgggcaaatcttttgaaatgcaaattaatttgcccgcattagcctccatttcatgctagatccagtctaaccgttagaatacgaaactggcctatttgtTCAACGAAATGCCAGAAATTCtttacttgcacaaatcccatcatacacctcttttacctccCACCCACCCAACTCAAAACTTTGCGtaatcattgtttgcatttctcctgggacatgaagatgtcccaagaaaaatcgaaaacaatgcctaagcatttttttctttttttttgggggggggggatgggggaggggggagggagggagggaggtaAGAGGTGTTAGAGAATTTAAAGTCTTGGACCCAGCTGTTCAAAGGACGAATAACGTCACCCAGTGGATACTGAAATCACCATTCAGAGCGTAAAATATACTTCATCTTGAACGTTGACCAAAGGTTTTGTACATGTCTTTACTTAGATGTGCTTAGAGTCTGCATATTCTCGTTTTAATACGTGGGCAAAtactaattttttttcacagatGGAAACTGTCTGAGAGTGACTtctccaccggataaagttatacGGCATTTGAACAACTTGGGCCAGGAAATTAACTTTAGGCCTATCACGGTATTGTCGTCAAAAGATTTCTTTCCATTACATTGTTTACAGTATACTACTTGGGCTAATAATGATATAACGATCAGTAAAGCGAAGAGCCAGTTGTTTCACATTTCAATGTACTTAGTGCAGGGGCAGGGCCGTGGATTAGGTTCGAAAGTGGAAAGGGGGGTAGGTTTAGGAAAAAACAACTGCGCGAAGGaaaaaagtgggggggggggggagctaCAGTCTTCCAGCCCCTCCCTCTCCGTGGCCCCTGTAGTGTACGCACTAAATTTTCAAACTGGTGAACGTGGCTCTGTCATCGATGATAAATTGATAAACTAAAGGAAGGAACAATCAGGACAAACTCAGTGAGaacatttgtttaattttattgtcTTAGTTTACAAATTGATACCTTTAAACGTTAATCGTGAATGCCAAATTCTACAAaagaattaaattaatttcaaattatcTTCAACCACATGATAAGATTTGCCACCATTTACACAATTAATAGCTGCTAAAATTAAGATAGCGCGTTTTGGGGCAATTTGAAAAGTGCTTGGGCCAAGTAAGTTTTGGACCAGCGTAAATCTTGTGGGTACGTTCATGTTCTTTGAAGAATGCAACTGCTTGTTCAGGTTAATGCTGAATAACTTCAGTTGTACTGACTATTATTACTATCAATTGCAAGCATTGTTTCCTCATTTGGGTTTGCTTAGCTTGAACTTCAGAATGGTAATCAAAATAAGGGACTTTAATCTCTTGCTGAAAACATCGATGATATCAATTAatgtttatatattttttataaattttattaCATTATCTAGCTGTCAAAAGCAATACTCTTATTTCACAGCTCAGCAGTGATAGGTTGTTGATACTAGATTCCGAGTCGGTTAATATTTCCTTCTATCATATTCTGATTTTAATCTTTACCAAATTCCTGCTACGAGAGGGGGGACTGGGGGAAAAGGAAGAAATCGTTTACTTCGCCTGTAAAGACCCTGCTAACAGGTACCTCGGAATAAATTAGCAAATCCCAACCGATTTTTCTCACTTCTTGATGCAGCGAACTtatccggatattttcgaaAACGGAGCCGATATTTTTCTCCGAATCGTATTTGCTTGTCCACGCGAATAagcgaaaacaattttaaaacggttaCCTCTACCAAAAGAGCGGTATGCGCGCCGCAAGCGGTCCCCAGTGGTACCACGAGCCTCTGATGCCATTGTATtattcgaaaacctccgttttaACCCGTCCATACGAATACAATAGACCTCCgttttcaaacattttaagtctggagagcgttttcagCAGAACCCCGTTTTCGGTGACCTAAAATGCCGTATTCGTGTGCGCGGGAGGCAAAAATGGAGGGGAAAATATCCGTTTTCGAAAATATTCGGATACGGGTGGACGGCGCGGAGTCTTAGTGTTGAGGCCCTCctaggggttttggggaacaacaacactgtcaaaatatttttagggaacaagggaacaagggccccccctgggagggcctcaacAATTGATTCTACTTTCCGTGAAGGTCtctgcaacttgtcccgccatgTTTTTGCCAGTTGCAAAGCGTCCAACATGCAACATGTCGTGTCAAGACAATTTGCACGAAAAAAGACACAATGTAACAGCGTCTTAAATTAAATTAGGGTTTCAGACTGTTTAAAACGCAACATTCCGGCGGTTGCGTTACGTGAGTCGGATATTCAGATACCATTAGTTTGAGACTTGCAATGGAAATCTTTTAAATGAAAGGCCATAGTAAAGGCTGCTTGTAGACTTTCTTTCGGTTAAGATACACGTGGAATGTGTAGATAGAAAGCGAGCGACTGATTGCGCTTTTCCTTCCTTGGTCCAAGAAATTTCGGTCTGAGACCGGTCTACATATTTACTTATAagttcaacaaaaataatttcccCGACAATAAGTTCGACGTTCGTGAGGAGAGGAGCCTTACGATGATCACTTAAAGAGCTCATCCACGTGACGTGACGGTGGCTATGCTAGTTTTCTAACCAACAAAACAGCGGATTTGTTGGTTCCCTAACTATTCTACCAGGAATGAACTCCTTTCGAGTGCAAAACTATCTCGCTTTGGTTAAAATACCACCGATCACGCGAGGGAGTAAGCTCCGTTAAGaaagaaatgtattaaaatgtattaagaaaaaaaaagaacttcttgtttgctgatgatttatttcattcattttgtagaaaaatgtgtaaaaattCACCCGTCGTTTCCCTTCTATTTTCTGAGCCTTGGTTCCTGCAAATGTCTCTCTTTATCTTATCATGGGTAAAGGCCTGATATTAGGGTCATCAGCAGAAGTGTTCTttctcattttctttcaaactagATTACAATCAATGAAATAAACATGATTTTTAGCAAAGCAACTATAGCCCCTATGATTTTGATCGCCATGCAATTCAGAAACTTTCATTTAAAGTTGTATGAGAACGGAAGTGCAAAAAATTATGGGTGAAATTATCATTTTTCTGTCATAATTTCATTGACAATAATCTCAGTCTGTTGATTAAGTTTATGCAGCAGCAACCTTTTACTAAGCCTTTGGACCTTGTTCTACTACCATTGCAGATCCGTTCTACTTCTTTTTACAAGTTCTGCAACCACTAAAGTGTCAGGCTCTGCCAGGTAGTCTTTTTGCGTCTTCGAAAtcatttctgaaagaaaaataaaataaaataaagaaaaaataactcTAAAAATTGCAGTTTGTTCGCGTACACACAATCCGCCGGTGTGATCGGCTACGAGCAGGACGATGCTGTCTTCCTTGACAAGCGATGACGTTCAGAGATCTATGGGAGAACGGAAACACCAAAAGAGACACAGTGAGGTGATAGCCATCTTCGACAGTTTCTCCACCAACGTAAAATGTATCCTTTAAGCTCTAGTGACATTATGTGGAGAGAcatgtggaaattacattcgTGGCAAAAGCGTTTTAGAGGACACTTCGCATGGTGTACACTACGAAACTAGCATCTCTTATCGTGCCATCTTAGGCATACATTTCATTCCTACCGTCAGTTCTCCAATTTG
It includes:
- the LOC138032029 gene encoding meiotic recombination protein REC114-like, with the translated sequence MLCETQAVKSWPLEKYAKFIATGEAQLTQTNKQGYWKQFSPPSEGSSCLQMSLLQSNMVVSNGKVIHENISLFNAKKWLQAVVKGDSMLIIYKMSNDCRRFRIKFSKSNERSATENCRQFIAEISPQISVREISTGSSTESDSQVPMDVDSQLVSPESQHVQSNRVVDGLTLSDLARKVSSSESRDCSHQCYGHVGVPKDRLNLLIRLCLTDSNFPAFVEAVEKELTSLSSTSENEDLCQQ